A window of the Brassica napus cultivar Da-Ae chromosome C5, Da-Ae, whole genome shotgun sequence genome harbors these coding sequences:
- the BNAC05G21220D gene encoding uncharacterized protein BNAC05G21220D, protein MNMESSEDVEVLSRAIEKLLDEKRKREAAGDSFIEDDDDQLLLTKLISQLESPNPIQKTVVTAKDEEGEPSPVSSPSKGKQEDKRRLEEIAKDIKEVKRQNKVTHILLSALIILTLTWQLSEYSMIYMMKERLTHPIRSIGGMFSGVFKGKLLPIKNRLQGTSNDKEENNLHNGSGTNNGVHIQVPDLLREFGFDDDEE, encoded by the exons ATGAATATGGAGTCGAGTGAGGACGTGGAGGTTCTGAGCAGAGCCATCGAAAAACTTCTTGatgagaagaggaagagagaagcTGCTGGTGACTCCTTCATCGAAGACGACGACGACCAGCTTCTCCTCACTAAGCTTATATCCCAG TTGGAATCACCGAACCCAATCCAAAAGACAGTTGTGACTGccaaagatgaagaaggagaaccaTCGCCAGTTTCTTCACCTTCCAAAGGAAAACAAGAGGACAAGAGACGATTGGAAGAGATAGCTAAAGACATCAAGGAAGTGAAGAGGCAGAACAAAGTAACCCACATACTGCTCTCGGCTTTGATCATCCTGACACTGACGTGGCAGCTCTCTGAGTACTCAATGATTTACATGATGAAAGAGAGATTAACCCACCCAATCAGATCCATCGGAGGTATGTTTTCAGGGGTGTTCAAAGGTAAGTTACTTCCAATCAAGAACAGACTTCAAGGGACTTCCAACGACAAGGAGGAAAACAACCTTCACAATGGGAGTGGAACAAACAATGGAGTTCATATCCAAGTGCCCGATCTGTTGCGAGAATTCGGTTTCGACGATGATGAAGAATGA
- the LOC111198100 gene encoding developmental protein SEPALLATA 3 isoform X2 — protein sequence MGRGRVELKRIENKINRQVTFAKRRNGLLKKAYELSVLCDAEVALIIFSSRGKQYEFCSSSSMLRTLDRYQKCNYGAPEPNVPSREALAELNSQQEYLKLKERYDALQRTQRNLLGEDLGPLSTKELESLERQLDSSLKQIRALRTQFMLDQLNDLQSKERMLAETNKTLRLRLADGYQMPLQLNPNPEDHDYGRHQQHEHSHHQAFFQPLECEPILQMGYQGQQDHGMGAGPSVNNYMLGWLPYDTNSI from the exons atgggAAGAGGGAGAGTGGAGTTGAAGAGGATAGAGAACAAGATCAATAGGCAAGTGACGTTTGCAAAGAGAAGGAATGGCCTTTTGAAGAAAGCATACGAGCTTTCCGTTCTATGTGATGCAGAGGTTGCTCTCATCATCTTCTCTAGTAGAGGAAAACAGTACGAGTTTTGCAGTAGTTCGAG CATGCTTCGGACACTAGACAGGTACCAGAAGTGCAATTACGGAGCTCCAGAGCCCAATGTGCCTTCAAGAGAGGCCTTAGCA GAACTTAATAGCCAGCAGGAGTATCTCAAGCTTAAGGAGCGTTACGACGCCTTACAGAGAACTCAAAG GAATCTATTGGGAGAAGATCTGGGACCTCTTAGCACAAAAGAGCTTGAGTCACTTGAGAGACAGCTTGATTCTTCTTTGAAGCAGATCAGAGCTCTCCGG ACACAATTCATGCTCGACCAGCTCAATGATCTCCAGAGTAag GAACGCATGCTGGCTGAGACAAATAAAACTCTAAGGCTAAGG TTAGCTGATGGGTATCAGATGCCACTCCAACTCAACCCGAACCCAGAAGATCATGACTACGGTCGTCATCAACAACATGAACACTCTCATCATCAAGCTTTCTTCCAGCCTTTGGAATGCGAACCCATTCTTCAAATGGG GTATCAGGGGCAGCAAGATCATGGAATGGGAGCAGGACCCAGTGTGAATAATTACATGTTGGGTTGGTTACCGTATGACACCAACTCTATTTGA
- the LOC106402132 gene encoding nuclear transport factor 2A produces the protein MDPDAVAKAFVEHYYTTFDSNRAGLVSLYQEGSMLTFEGQKIQGSQNIVAKLTSLPFQQCKHNITTVDCQPSGPAGGMLVFVSGNLQLAGEQHALKFSQMFHLVSNQGNYYVFNDIFRLNYA, from the exons ATGGATCCAGACGCAGTAGCCAAGGCTTTCGTGGAGCACTACTACACCACCTTCGATTCGAATCGTGCAGGATTGGTCTCTCTTTACCAGGAAGGATCCATGTTGACCTTCGAAGGGCAGAAGATCCAGGGCTCTCAGAACATCGTCGCCAAGCTCACCAGCCTTCCTTTCCAGCAGTGCAAGCACAACATCACCACCGTCGATTGCCAGCCCTCTGGTCCCGCCGGCGGCATGCTCGTCTTTGTCTCCGGCAATCTTCAGCTCGCTGGCGAACAGCACGCTCTCAAGTTCAGCCAG ATGTTCCATTTGGTATCGAATCAGGGAAACTACTACGTGTTCAACGACATATTCAGGTTGAACTATGCCTGA
- the LOC111198100 gene encoding developmental protein SEPALLATA 3 isoform X1: MGRGRVELKRIENKINRQVTFAKRRNGLLKKAYELSVLCDAEVALIIFSSRGKQYEFCSSSSMLRTLDRYQKCNYGAPEPNVPSREALAVELNSQQEYLKLKERYDALQRTQRNLLGEDLGPLSTKELESLERQLDSSLKQIRALRTQFMLDQLNDLQSKERMLAETNKTLRLRLADGYQMPLQLNPNPEDHDYGRHQQHEHSHHQAFFQPLECEPILQMGYQGQQDHGMGAGPSVNNYMLGWLPYDTNSI; this comes from the exons atgggAAGAGGGAGAGTGGAGTTGAAGAGGATAGAGAACAAGATCAATAGGCAAGTGACGTTTGCAAAGAGAAGGAATGGCCTTTTGAAGAAAGCATACGAGCTTTCCGTTCTATGTGATGCAGAGGTTGCTCTCATCATCTTCTCTAGTAGAGGAAAACAGTACGAGTTTTGCAGTAGTTCGAG CATGCTTCGGACACTAGACAGGTACCAGAAGTGCAATTACGGAGCTCCAGAGCCCAATGTGCCTTCAAGAGAGGCCTTAGCAGTT GAACTTAATAGCCAGCAGGAGTATCTCAAGCTTAAGGAGCGTTACGACGCCTTACAGAGAACTCAAAG GAATCTATTGGGAGAAGATCTGGGACCTCTTAGCACAAAAGAGCTTGAGTCACTTGAGAGACAGCTTGATTCTTCTTTGAAGCAGATCAGAGCTCTCCGG ACACAATTCATGCTCGACCAGCTCAATGATCTCCAGAGTAag GAACGCATGCTGGCTGAGACAAATAAAACTCTAAGGCTAAGG TTAGCTGATGGGTATCAGATGCCACTCCAACTCAACCCGAACCCAGAAGATCATGACTACGGTCGTCATCAACAACATGAACACTCTCATCATCAAGCTTTCTTCCAGCCTTTGGAATGCGAACCCATTCTTCAAATGGG GTATCAGGGGCAGCAAGATCATGGAATGGGAGCAGGACCCAGTGTGAATAATTACATGTTGGGTTGGTTACCGTATGACACCAACTCTATTTGA